One window from the genome of Cryptomeria japonica chromosome 6, Sugi_1.0, whole genome shotgun sequence encodes:
- the LOC131071792 gene encoding uncharacterized protein LOC131071792, with the protein MDPCPFVKVLVGGLALRVPVVSKPTRAGVHPWGIPCFCEMKLDKFSVQKTVVPLVSADSPSPDVHNVAASFHLEQAEIIKLSQGSCLGGSKPRLEIAIYTGRQGSTCGIGLGKMLGKFSVALELGGCFEKVIVFHSGWVSIGKGGDSKPGTQLHLNVRAEPDPRFVFHFDGEPECSPQIFQIQDSIRQPIFSCKFSHERNSRSRQLQFDHSNRSWLGSFGSSRERDRKERKGWLIMIHDLSGYPVAAASMITPFVPSSGTDKVSRSNPGAWLILKPGNMDDSWRPWGRLEAWRERGNNEGLGFRFELLAEGGGLVGTNNGILLAESVISSQKGGKFLIDMSTGKLGTSSVNSPVPSPQSSGDFSYNPWPFPPSAYRGFVMSSTVQGEHQSSRPVVQIARRYVTCMQDAALFVALAAAVDLSMDACQLFSRKLRKELCKQDTVSYGF; encoded by the exons ATGGATCCGTGTCCGTTTGTGAAGGTTTTGGTGGGCGGGCTTGCCCTAAGAGTTCCTGTGGTTTCAAAGCCCACCCGTGCGGGCGTCCATCCTTGGGGAATCCCTTGTTTCtgtgaaatgaaattggataaaTTTTCTGTTCAGAAGACCGTAGTACCACTTGTTTCTGCGGATTCTCCTTCCCCGGATGTGCATAATGTGGCGGCAAGTTTTCATTTGGAGCAGGCGGAGATTATTAAGCTTTCCCAGGGGTCCTGCCTCGGGGGTTCGAAACCGCGACTTGAGATCGCAATTTACACTGGCCGCCAGGGTTCCACCTGTGGAATTGGTCTGGGAAAGATGCTGGGGAAATTCTCGGTGGCCTTGGAGCTTGGAGGATGTTTTGAAAAGGTGATTGTTTTTCATAGTGGTTGGGTTTCAATTGGGAAGGGCGGGGATTCGAAACCGGGCACTCAGCTGCATTTGAATGTAAGGGCAGAGCCTGATCCTAGGTTTGTTTTCCACTTTGATGGTGAGCCTGAGTGCAGTCCGCAGATTTTCCAGATTCAGGATAGTATTCGCCAACCCATCTTCAGCTGCAAGTTTAGCCACGAGAGGAATTCCAGATCACG GCAACTCCAATTCGACCACAGTAACAGAAGTTGGCTGGGTTCTTTTGGTAGCAGTAGGGAGAGGGATAGAAAGGAGCGAAAGGGATGGTTGATTATGATACATGACCTTTCTGGCTATCCTGTTGCAGCTGCATCAATGATAACCCCCTTTGTTCCTTCATCTGGAACAGATAAAGTAAGCCGCTCCAATCCCGGTGCTTGGCTCATTCTTAAACCAGGAAACATGGACGACAGTTGGAGACCATGGGGTCGATTGGAAGCTTGGAGGGAACGTGGCAACAACGAAGGTTTGGGCTTCAGATTTGAGCTCTTGGCGGAGGGTGGTGGTCTGGTGGGAACTAACAATGGAATTTTGCTTGCAGAATCAGTGATTAGTTCTCAAAAGGGAGGCAAGTTTCTCATTGACATGAGTACTGGCAAGTTAGGGACTTCTTCAGTTAATTCTCCTGTTCCAAGCCCTCAGAGCAGTGGAGATTTTAGTTATAATCCCTGGCCCTTCCCTCCAAGTGCCTACAGAGGCTTTGTGATGAGTTCTACAGTACAAGGAGAACACCAGAGCAGCAGGCCTGTAGTTCAAATAGCCAGGAGATATGTTACTTGCATGCAAGATGCTGCACTGTTTGTGGCTTTGGCAGCAGCAGTTGATCTGAGCATGGATGCATGCCAGCTATTTTCAAGGAAATTGAGAAAGGAACTCTGTAAACAAGATACGGTTTCTTATGGGTTTTAG